A stretch of Arthrobacter sp. NEB 688 DNA encodes these proteins:
- a CDS encoding MoxR family ATPase, with protein sequence MSTEPLAHADEIAWFGETFTTVVGAVGEALVGKERVVQLAVTCLAAGGHLLVEDVPGTGKTSLARALAGSVRGTHQRIQFTPDLLPSDVTGASIYDPRAQVFEFRRGPVFANVVLADEINRASPKTQSALLEVMEEGRVTVDGTTHDVPSPFMVIATQNPIEQAGTYPLPEAQLDRFLMKTAIGYPDAEASIGVLSGLAVRDRAGGVTPVIDGAQVLRMRQVAGQVHVARPLLEFVQALAERSRDHRHLRLGLSVRGMLGYVHAAKAWAAGQGRNYVVPDDLKELAVPVMQHRMLLDADAQFEGVTVPDVVDELFDVVPLPATHAGR encoded by the coding sequence ATGAGCACCGAGCCCCTGGCCCACGCCGACGAGATCGCCTGGTTCGGCGAGACCTTCACGACGGTCGTCGGCGCCGTCGGCGAGGCCCTCGTCGGCAAGGAGCGCGTCGTCCAGCTGGCCGTCACCTGCCTCGCCGCCGGGGGCCACCTCCTCGTCGAGGACGTCCCGGGCACCGGCAAGACGAGCCTGGCCCGCGCCCTCGCCGGGTCCGTGCGCGGCACCCACCAGCGCATCCAGTTCACCCCCGACCTCCTGCCGAGCGACGTCACCGGCGCCTCGATCTACGACCCGCGCGCGCAGGTCTTCGAGTTCCGGCGCGGGCCGGTCTTCGCCAACGTCGTCCTCGCCGACGAGATCAACCGCGCCTCGCCGAAGACGCAGTCGGCGCTGCTCGAGGTGATGGAGGAGGGCCGGGTCACCGTCGACGGCACGACCCACGACGTGCCGAGCCCCTTCATGGTCATCGCGACCCAGAACCCCATCGAGCAGGCCGGCACCTACCCGCTGCCCGAGGCTCAGCTCGACCGCTTCCTCATGAAGACGGCCATCGGCTACCCCGACGCGGAGGCGAGCATCGGGGTCCTGTCGGGCCTGGCCGTCCGCGACCGCGCCGGCGGGGTCACGCCCGTCATCGACGGCGCGCAGGTCCTGCGGATGCGGCAGGTCGCGGGCCAGGTCCACGTGGCGCGGCCGCTGCTGGAGTTCGTCCAGGCGCTCGCCGAGCGCTCCCGCGACCACCGCCACCTGCGCCTCGGCCTCTCGGTGCGCGGGATGCTCGGCTACGTCCACGCCGCCAAGGCCTGGGCCGCCGGGCAGGGCCGCAACTACGTCGTGCCCGACGACCTCAAGGAGCTCGCGGTGCCCGTCATGCAGCACCGGATGCTCCTCGACGCCGACGCGCAGTTCGAGGGCGTCACGGTGCCCGACGTCGTCGACGAGCTCTTCGACGTCGTCCCGCTCCCGGCGACCCACGCGGGGCGCTGA
- a CDS encoding transglutaminaseTgpA domain-containing protein, whose product MSVLGTLGRPTDRLAPGRGAGVPGPSLLPVQTRRSRRPQPHPLDRVVDVLAVVVLVGAALSGFAGTFLGWSWVLPAGVGLAAGAGVALALGRLRAPWWTLAPALLVVLALLGPPLTLRGTRAGPLPTPAAWGALADTAVDGWLRMLTTLPPVDGSGPLGLLPLLLALVAGGATTMLARRTEAPHLPLLVPAVLAVVVAALGVVEPGGMVARAVVLFVVGITWGADRARRAVVVHSTHSLERAATGALLLAVVGVLVLGAVPWVGAADRQVLRSSVDPPFSATDRPSPLAAFRAFRPDGQLTDDQLFTVRGLPDGTLVRLATVDTYSGTVWAAGDGRASTTPGAGTFLRVGAEIPRPAGGRAVEATVTVQPAWAERKDLRIWVPTVGGETSLSFTGPRAQDLDDALRLNLDTGAAVLADGLRAGETYTLTARLGAPDAVPPATPPVDPPLLQPVAQLVAASVAAGDSPMERLRAVATRLRDTGAYSDGGEGQTTILPGHSLGRLTAFLADRRPAGDDEQYAATLALTAAYLGMPARVVLGAVPGQGGVVLGSDVRAWVEVHDGTRWQLIAPDDFVPPRDRAPEPRTVLDQERNRAAAVPPPTAQRPPSSEDGFTLDEGASGRSRSSAPEVGFSLPVWAVAALAVAAVPAAGLPLWTGLLVLLKGLRRGVRRRRGGPAARTGAAWDDVVDTLRDAGYDVSRRDTRREVARTVGGGALLDAARTVDGSLYGPGGADDTAAERSWALARRTRRELSEGRTLRERWRRAVSLTSLLPERGHERVRRPSAIHAEGVTVGSR is encoded by the coding sequence ATGAGCGTCCTCGGCACCCTCGGCCGCCCCACCGACCGCCTCGCGCCCGGGCGCGGGGCCGGCGTCCCGGGCCCCTCCCTCCTCCCGGTGCAGACCCGGCGCTCCCGACGCCCCCAGCCGCACCCGCTCGACCGCGTCGTCGACGTGCTCGCCGTCGTCGTCCTCGTGGGCGCCGCGCTCAGCGGGTTCGCCGGCACCTTCCTCGGCTGGTCGTGGGTGCTCCCGGCCGGCGTCGGGCTCGCCGCGGGCGCCGGTGTCGCCCTCGCGCTCGGCCGCCTGCGCGCGCCGTGGTGGACGCTCGCGCCCGCCCTGCTCGTCGTGCTCGCGCTGCTCGGGCCGCCCCTCACCCTGCGCGGCACGCGGGCCGGGCCGCTCCCCACGCCGGCGGCCTGGGGTGCGCTCGCCGACACGGCCGTCGACGGCTGGCTGCGGATGCTCACGACGCTGCCCCCGGTCGACGGCTCCGGACCGCTCGGGCTGCTGCCCCTCCTCCTCGCCCTCGTCGCCGGCGGCGCCACGACGATGCTCGCCCGGCGCACCGAGGCCCCGCACCTGCCGCTGCTCGTGCCCGCCGTCCTCGCCGTGGTGGTCGCGGCCCTCGGGGTGGTCGAGCCGGGCGGGATGGTCGCGCGCGCCGTCGTCCTGTTCGTCGTCGGCATCACGTGGGGGGCCGACCGCGCCCGTCGCGCCGTGGTCGTCCACAGCACGCACTCGCTCGAGCGGGCCGCCACCGGGGCGCTGCTCCTGGCCGTCGTCGGGGTGCTCGTCCTCGGCGCCGTGCCGTGGGTCGGGGCGGCCGACCGGCAGGTCCTGCGCTCCTCCGTCGACCCGCCGTTCTCGGCGACCGACCGCCCGAGCCCCCTGGCCGCCTTCCGCGCCTTCCGGCCCGACGGCCAGCTGACGGACGACCAGCTCTTCACCGTCCGCGGGCTGCCCGACGGGACGCTGGTGCGCCTGGCGACCGTCGACACCTACTCCGGCACCGTGTGGGCCGCCGGCGACGGGCGCGCCTCCACGACCCCGGGTGCCGGGACCTTCCTGCGGGTCGGCGCCGAGATCCCGCGGCCCGCGGGCGGCCGGGCGGTCGAGGCGACGGTCACCGTGCAGCCGGCCTGGGCGGAGCGCAAGGACCTGCGCATCTGGGTGCCGACGGTCGGCGGCGAGACGAGCCTGTCCTTCACCGGCCCCCGCGCCCAGGACCTCGACGACGCCCTGCGCCTCAACCTCGACACCGGGGCCGCGGTGCTCGCCGACGGCCTGCGGGCCGGCGAGACCTACACCCTGACCGCACGGCTCGGCGCCCCCGACGCCGTCCCCCCGGCGACGCCGCCGGTCGACCCGCCACTGCTCCAGCCGGTGGCCCAGCTCGTGGCGGCCAGCGTGGCCGCGGGCGACTCCCCGATGGAGCGCCTCCGGGCCGTCGCCACCCGGCTGCGCGACACCGGTGCCTACAGCGACGGCGGCGAGGGGCAGACGACGATCCTGCCCGGGCACTCCCTCGGGCGGCTCACGGCCTTCCTCGCCGACCGCCGGCCCGCCGGCGACGACGAGCAGTACGCCGCCACCCTCGCGCTGACCGCCGCCTACCTCGGGATGCCCGCCCGCGTCGTCCTCGGAGCGGTGCCGGGCCAGGGCGGGGTCGTCCTCGGCAGCGACGTCCGGGCCTGGGTCGAGGTCCACGACGGCACCCGGTGGCAGCTCATCGCCCCCGACGACTTCGTGCCGCCGCGCGACCGGGCGCCCGAGCCGCGGACCGTGCTCGACCAGGAGCGCAACCGCGCCGCCGCCGTGCCCCCGCCCACCGCGCAGCGCCCCCCGAGCAGCGAGGACGGCTTCACCCTCGACGAGGGCGCGAGCGGCCGCAGCCGCTCGAGCGCGCCCGAGGTGGGCTTCAGCCTGCCGGTGTGGGCGGTGGCCGCGCTCGCCGTCGCCGCGGTGCCCGCGGCCGGCCTCCCGCTGTGGACCGGGCTGCTCGTCCTGCTCAAGGGGCTGCGCCGCGGGGTGCGCCGCCGCCGGGGCGGCCCGGCGGCCCGGACCGGGGCGGCGTGGGACGACGTCGTCGACACCCTGCGCGACGCCGGCTACGACGTCTCCCGCCGCGACACCCGCCGCGAGGTCGCGCGGACCGTCGGCGGGGGCGCCCTCCTCGATGCCGCCCGCACCGTCGACGGCTCGCTCTACGGCCCGGGCGGGGCCGACGACACCGCCGCCGAGCGGTCCTGGGCGCTGGCCCGGCGCACCCGCCGGGAGCTGTCGGAGGGACGGACCCTGCGCGAGCGCTGGCGGCGTGCCGTCTCCCTCACCTCGCTGCTGCCCGAGCGCGGGCACGAGCGGGTGCGCAGGCCGTCGGCCATCCACGCTGAGGGCGTCACCGTCGGTTCGAGGTGA
- a CDS encoding DUF58 domain-containing protein translates to MTRTGWGALVGGVVAGLLGWTFAWEEARIIGLALVVLLALSVLMALGGSRVELDLTLHPVRVAPGGVADGALLVRNPRSRRVAPADLEVPVGPRVEAFRMPSLGPGVRVDFPFPVRTTRRGVVLVGPVTTVLGDPFGLARRTLNASRTVELFVHPRTVALPSLDAGLIRDLEGRPTQDPSLSDLDFHTLRGYLPGDDRRHIHWQSSARMSAASGTTSLMMKGYTDTRRSHLGVVLDARLDGYDDEDTFETGVTAAASVALRALRDEMDVTVVAGGHAVDRVGVARTLDGFARVEPDGTDLPALATRLVGLAPGTSITVLVTGAGTSLREAQRAASHLGPHVRVVVVRVAPGERSATSTVAGLTFLTMGSLDDLPRLVRVVGGR, encoded by the coding sequence GTGACCCGCACCGGCTGGGGCGCGCTGGTGGGCGGCGTCGTCGCGGGGCTGCTCGGCTGGACCTTCGCGTGGGAGGAGGCCCGGATCATCGGGCTCGCCCTCGTCGTGCTCCTCGCGCTGTCGGTCCTCATGGCGCTCGGCGGGTCGCGGGTCGAGCTCGACCTCACGCTGCACCCGGTGCGGGTCGCGCCCGGCGGGGTCGCCGACGGCGCGCTGCTCGTGCGCAACCCGCGCAGCCGCCGCGTCGCCCCGGCCGACCTCGAGGTGCCGGTGGGCCCGCGGGTCGAGGCCTTCCGGATGCCGTCGCTCGGGCCAGGGGTGCGCGTCGACTTCCCGTTCCCCGTCCGCACGACGCGGCGCGGGGTCGTCCTCGTCGGCCCCGTGACCACCGTGCTCGGCGACCCGTTCGGGCTGGCGCGCCGCACCCTCAACGCGTCACGCACGGTCGAGCTGTTCGTCCACCCGCGCACGGTCGCCCTGCCCTCGCTCGACGCCGGGCTCATCCGCGACCTCGAGGGCCGCCCCACCCAGGACCCCTCGCTGTCCGACCTCGACTTCCACACGCTGCGTGGCTACCTCCCCGGCGACGACCGCCGCCACATCCACTGGCAGTCCTCGGCCCGGATGTCGGCGGCCTCGGGCACGACCTCGCTGATGATGAAGGGCTACACCGACACCCGGCGCTCGCACCTCGGCGTCGTCCTCGACGCGCGCCTCGACGGCTACGACGACGAGGACACCTTCGAGACGGGGGTCACCGCGGCCGCGTCCGTCGCGCTGCGGGCCCTGCGTGACGAGATGGACGTCACCGTGGTCGCCGGCGGCCACGCCGTCGACCGGGTCGGGGTCGCCCGCACCCTCGACGGCTTCGCACGGGTCGAGCCCGACGGCACCGACCTCCCGGCGCTCGCGACCCGCCTCGTCGGCCTCGCGCCGGGGACGAGCATCACCGTCCTCGTGACCGGCGCCGGCACCTCGCTGCGCGAGGCCCAGCGCGCCGCGAGCCACCTCGGCCCGCACGTGCGCGTCGTCGTCGTGCGCGTCGCGCCGGGGGAGCGCAGCGCCACCTCGACGGTCGCCGGGCTGACCTTCCTCACGATGGGCTCGCTCGACGACCTGCCGCGCCTGGTCCGGGTGGTGGGCGGCCGATGA
- a CDS encoding fibronectin type III domain-containing protein codes for MATVVALVLGGYGWAATQSDGYPTDHPEANDGTLWVTNDRSGLFGRLNGPAARLDAAFPPADESNQGYALDVVQSGSSVLTRDRSSGRVTPVDVQAGALVTDRAVELPGRALLAVGGGTSAAVDPETGGVHVAHSLTPTVAAVDGLGSGARAADVVPIAPDATTDFPADVAVAADGTAYAAGSGGRMTTLSPTADGGFRTVRSSLGGPLQEAQLVLTPDGPVVLDTVSGVLVRPGGARVSLSGESVVGGVPQDVTTDGAVLVATPRALLSVDLRTGVTRSLATGGSGPGTAPVVLDGCAYAAWSGTPGRAVKVCSGAAPETVDLTDAGTLSSPRLRVNHRTVALNDTSTGAVWDLDSGDRLDDWAAVAPPSSQTPPEDTDPSSTVDRTAKPPQARDDEVGARPGRTSVLHVLDNDANPSGSVLSITRATGLPGLDGRVDISPDGQTVQLQLTPTARSTAFDYVIDDGRGNRSSARVTVTVRGPDENGAPVLRSNYVPGVTSVTNRGSVTVPVAGDWRDPDSDPVAVTGARDGDRTVGVTPDGRLRYTATGETGPRTLEYTVTDGAAPSTGQLSLDVLSPDATQPTSPTTLPDVGRGEVDKPIVLRPLENDIPGTDPTDPAARLQLAGNVTAPDGTTVSTSFEAGTVTVTASAPGTYLLGYTVRYGTANTVRGAMRVDVRAASERTGDITAMLDQTVLHGQTATITDVLANDVDPSGGLLTVQSAVADSALGVEVAVLRGRWLRIRATSPELRPNPVLVRYTVTNGAGKTATGSVSVLQLPAPQDDSPVAVDDTATVRSGDQASIPVLDNDLDPGGTTLRLAPQVEGAARSGMLPVGGADGGPTDEPTGAAYVAGSLVRYQAPEVTEQRTVTITYVVENANGSRASGSVRVTVTAPPSPQQPNRAPTPATLEGRVVAGDTITVSIAGSGADPDGDSTTLVGLASAPRLGRVLAVTPSSITYQAYPTSGGTDDITYLLGDRYTKVGTGTIRIAVSPPGDPQPVVAVDDEVTVAPGRRVSVDVLGNDIQPIGERATVQPLETLDETARGRARLEPATGRIAVVGPPPAAPLRVRYAILGSNGETSTATLTVRGREGVNLPPEPRNALARPAPGAQTVDVDLLAGAVDPDDPSGTLQVSRVFNAPGVAVVDGRASLPVRAVPQVLSFEVVDSGGAAALGLVHIPAGGASVPSVKPDALVRVERGGSALVDLSDVVDGPAGRPLTLTTEDRFAASPAGALRVRSEGPSRLRVTALRDYVGPAAIAFEVTTAASPTAGAGRRAFLTVPVQVGPETPVLRCPPTAVDVVVGGTSRPLGIQDLCHVWTSSPEAAEDLRYSGAFESPVAGLSVISRGGTTLSVAASSAAVPGTSARLLVTVDGTEAVPAVLTVRVAPAQPPTMDPVTVSGVRAGSTQTVSLVGYLSSPLVDPRYDVLGIEPLTGTATARVDGPQLVSVTPGPTAKGRLTFRVTFTDVEAGDRRDRQGTGTLTVDVLGTPDAPGAPTQAGPTLSRSARLAWTAPRDNGLPVEGYEVAWEGGTQLCGASPCVVTGLRNAVATRFTVRARNAVGYGPPSAASAAVTPDEVPGAPRAPRVTDPRDRAVTVAWDAAPSSGSAVDSYLVTWPGGRAEASTTSVTAGGLDNALRTPFTIRARNKAGFGPPVTVEGQSAGTPAVPDAPRVDASEIGGGARQVVVVSWSGVAPNGPGDTTYTVTRSGPGGTVTLCAGTAATRCEAEAVENDGSTYDYRVQAANDVNRSAPSAPTSRKAVGTPGDFTGLSATATGTDRQVELGFTSPPARDDGVTITCRVGGSSCGEWTAPRTPTDFDETVTVPENGSDYTFVLTATNSAGLSSSARVTSDVVYGPLGAVGVSVESTVGAYVTYVVTVDANGRAADVAVSVQGGVDGTLAPDPDRTGAGPWTQRYRTKVGYGRDVTIEATATRGGDSRSSSTTASTGTGTLAARSEGDVITLRARNLTASATMRCTITPEGGDPVRATFETDAGGDFGPDAPTTGLTPVPGTRYTITCDDNRDPATPVEDTWTAR; via the coding sequence GTGGCGACGGTCGTCGCGCTCGTCCTCGGCGGCTACGGCTGGGCGGCCACGCAGAGCGACGGCTACCCGACCGACCACCCCGAGGCCAACGACGGCACCCTGTGGGTGACCAACGACCGCTCGGGCCTCTTCGGGCGGCTCAACGGCCCCGCCGCCCGCCTCGACGCCGCCTTCCCCCCGGCGGACGAGAGCAACCAGGGCTATGCGCTCGACGTCGTCCAGTCCGGCAGCTCGGTCCTCACCCGCGACCGCTCGAGCGGCCGGGTCACCCCTGTCGACGTCCAGGCCGGCGCCCTCGTCACCGACCGCGCCGTCGAGCTGCCCGGCCGGGCCCTGCTCGCGGTCGGCGGGGGCACCTCCGCGGCGGTCGACCCCGAGACCGGCGGGGTCCACGTCGCGCACTCCCTCACCCCCACCGTCGCCGCGGTCGACGGCCTCGGGTCGGGGGCCCGCGCCGCCGACGTCGTGCCCATCGCCCCCGACGCCACGACCGACTTCCCGGCCGACGTGGCGGTCGCCGCCGACGGGACCGCCTACGCGGCGGGCTCCGGTGGCCGGATGACGACGCTGTCGCCGACCGCCGACGGGGGGTTCCGGACCGTCCGCAGCTCCCTCGGCGGGCCGCTCCAGGAGGCGCAGCTCGTCCTGACCCCCGACGGGCCGGTCGTCCTCGACACCGTGTCCGGGGTGCTCGTGCGCCCCGGGGGCGCACGCGTCAGCCTCAGCGGCGAGTCGGTGGTCGGCGGGGTGCCCCAGGACGTGACGACGGACGGCGCCGTGCTCGTCGCGACGCCCCGTGCGCTGCTGTCGGTCGACCTGCGCACCGGCGTGACCCGGTCGCTGGCGACGGGCGGCTCGGGCCCCGGCACGGCGCCGGTGGTCCTCGACGGCTGCGCGTACGCCGCGTGGTCCGGGACGCCCGGCCGCGCGGTCAAGGTGTGCAGCGGCGCCGCCCCGGAGACCGTCGACCTCACCGACGCCGGCACGCTCAGCTCGCCGCGGCTGCGGGTCAACCACCGCACGGTCGCCCTCAACGACACCTCGACCGGCGCCGTCTGGGACCTCGACTCCGGCGACCGGCTCGACGACTGGGCGGCCGTCGCGCCGCCGTCGTCGCAGACCCCGCCCGAGGACACCGACCCCTCCTCGACGGTCGACCGCACCGCGAAGCCGCCGCAGGCCCGGGACGACGAGGTGGGCGCGCGCCCGGGCCGCACGAGCGTCCTGCACGTCCTCGACAACGACGCCAACCCCAGCGGCAGCGTCCTGTCGATCACCCGGGCCACCGGGCTGCCGGGTCTCGACGGCCGGGTCGACATCTCGCCGGACGGCCAGACGGTGCAGCTGCAGCTGACCCCCACCGCCCGCTCGACGGCCTTCGACTACGTCATCGACGACGGCCGCGGCAACCGCTCGAGCGCGCGGGTCACCGTGACCGTCCGCGGCCCGGACGAGAACGGTGCCCCCGTCCTGCGCAGCAACTACGTCCCGGGCGTCACGTCCGTGACCAACCGCGGCTCGGTCACGGTGCCCGTCGCCGGCGACTGGCGCGACCCCGACTCCGACCCCGTCGCGGTCACGGGCGCCCGCGACGGCGACCGCACGGTCGGGGTCACCCCGGACGGCCGCCTGCGCTACACGGCGACCGGCGAGACCGGCCCCCGCACGCTCGAGTACACGGTGACCGACGGCGCCGCCCCGAGCACCGGGCAGCTGAGCCTCGACGTCCTCTCGCCGGACGCGACGCAGCCGACGTCCCCGACGACCCTGCCGGACGTCGGGCGCGGCGAGGTCGACAAGCCGATCGTCCTGCGCCCGCTCGAGAACGACATCCCGGGCACGGACCCCACCGACCCGGCGGCCCGCCTCCAGCTCGCCGGCAACGTGACGGCCCCGGACGGCACGACGGTCTCGACGAGCTTCGAGGCCGGCACGGTCACCGTCACCGCGAGTGCGCCGGGCACCTACCTGCTCGGGTACACGGTCCGGTACGGCACGGCGAACACCGTGCGCGGCGCGATGCGCGTCGACGTGCGGGCGGCCTCGGAGCGCACGGGCGACATCACGGCGATGCTCGACCAGACCGTCCTCCACGGCCAGACCGCGACGATCACCGACGTCCTCGCCAACGACGTCGACCCCTCCGGCGGCCTCCTCACCGTCCAGTCCGCGGTGGCCGACTCCGCGCTCGGGGTCGAGGTCGCGGTGCTGCGCGGCCGGTGGCTCCGCATCCGCGCGACGAGCCCCGAGCTGCGCCCCAACCCGGTGCTCGTGCGGTACACCGTGACCAACGGGGCCGGGAAGACGGCGACGGGGTCGGTCTCGGTCCTCCAGCTGCCCGCCCCGCAGGACGACTCCCCGGTCGCGGTCGACGACACCGCCACGGTGCGCTCCGGCGACCAGGCCTCGATCCCGGTCCTCGACAACGACCTCGACCCGGGGGGCACGACGCTGCGGCTCGCGCCGCAGGTCGAGGGCGCCGCCCGCAGCGGGATGCTCCCCGTCGGCGGGGCCGACGGCGGGCCGACCGACGAGCCGACGGGCGCGGCCTACGTCGCGGGCTCGCTCGTGCGCTACCAGGCCCCGGAGGTCACCGAGCAGCGCACGGTGACGATCACCTACGTCGTCGAGAACGCCAACGGCTCCCGGGCCTCGGGCAGCGTGCGGGTGACCGTCACCGCGCCGCCGAGCCCGCAGCAGCCCAACCGCGCGCCGACCCCCGCGACCCTCGAGGGCCGGGTCGTCGCGGGCGACACCATCACCGTCTCGATCGCCGGCTCGGGCGCGGACCCCGACGGCGACTCCACGACGCTCGTCGGGCTCGCCTCCGCGCCGCGCCTCGGCCGCGTGCTCGCCGTGACGCCCTCCTCGATCACCTACCAGGCGTACCCGACGAGCGGCGGCACGGACGACATCACCTACCTCCTCGGCGACCGCTACACGAAGGTCGGGACGGGCACCATCCGCATCGCGGTGTCCCCGCCGGGCGACCCGCAGCCGGTCGTCGCCGTCGACGACGAGGTGACCGTCGCGCCGGGCCGCCGCGTCTCGGTCGACGTCCTGGGCAACGACATCCAGCCGATCGGCGAGCGCGCGACCGTCCAGCCGCTCGAGACCCTCGACGAGACCGCCCGCGGCCGGGCCCGGCTCGAGCCCGCGACCGGGCGCATCGCCGTCGTCGGCCCGCCGCCCGCCGCCCCGCTGCGCGTCCGCTACGCGATCCTCGGGTCGAACGGCGAGACCTCGACCGCGACGCTCACCGTCCGCGGCCGCGAGGGGGTCAACCTGCCCCCGGAGCCGCGCAACGCCCTCGCGCGCCCGGCGCCCGGCGCCCAGACCGTCGACGTCGACCTGCTCGCCGGGGCCGTCGACCCCGACGACCCCTCCGGGACGTTGCAGGTCAGCCGGGTCTTCAACGCCCCCGGCGTCGCCGTCGTCGACGGGCGGGCCTCGCTGCCGGTCCGGGCCGTGCCCCAGGTGCTGTCCTTCGAGGTCGTCGACTCCGGCGGTGCCGCGGCGCTCGGGCTCGTCCACATCCCGGCCGGCGGCGCCAGCGTGCCGAGCGTCAAGCCCGACGCGCTCGTCCGGGTCGAGCGCGGCGGGTCCGCCCTCGTCGACCTGTCCGACGTCGTCGACGGCCCCGCAGGCCGCCCGCTGACGCTGACGACGGAGGACCGGTTCGCCGCCTCCCCGGCCGGCGCCCTGCGGGTGCGCTCCGAGGGCCCGTCGCGGCTGCGGGTCACGGCGCTGCGCGACTACGTCGGCCCCGCCGCCATCGCGTTCGAGGTGACGACGGCCGCCTCGCCCACGGCCGGGGCCGGGCGGCGCGCCTTCCTCACCGTGCCGGTGCAGGTCGGCCCCGAGACGCCCGTCCTGCGCTGCCCGCCGACCGCGGTCGACGTCGTCGTCGGCGGCACCTCGCGCCCGCTCGGCATCCAGGACCTGTGCCACGTCTGGACCTCCAGCCCCGAGGCGGCCGAGGACCTGCGCTACTCGGGCGCCTTCGAGTCGCCGGTCGCGGGGCTGTCGGTCATCTCCAGGGGCGGCACGACGCTCTCGGTCGCCGCGTCGTCGGCCGCCGTCCCGGGCACGAGCGCGCGGCTGCTCGTCACCGTCGACGGCACCGAGGCGGTCCCCGCCGTGCTCACCGTGCGGGTCGCGCCCGCGCAGCCGCCGACCATGGACCCGGTGACCGTCAGCGGGGTGCGGGCCGGTTCGACCCAGACCGTGTCGCTCGTCGGCTACCTGTCCTCGCCGCTCGTCGACCCGCGCTACGACGTCCTCGGCATCGAGCCGCTGACGGGCACGGCGACCGCCCGGGTCGACGGGCCACAGCTGGTCTCGGTGACCCCGGGGCCGACCGCCAAGGGACGCCTGACCTTCCGGGTGACCTTCACCGACGTCGAGGCGGGCGACCGGCGCGACCGGCAGGGCACCGGCACCCTCACCGTCGACGTCCTCGGCACGCCGGACGCCCCCGGGGCGCCGACGCAGGCCGGCCCCACCCTCAGCCGCTCCGCCCGCCTCGCGTGGACCGCGCCCCGGGACAACGGCCTGCCCGTCGAGGGCTACGAGGTCGCGTGGGAGGGCGGCACCCAGCTGTGCGGGGCCTCGCCGTGCGTCGTCACCGGGCTGCGCAACGCCGTGGCCACGCGCTTCACGGTCCGCGCGCGCAACGCCGTCGGCTACGGCCCGCCGTCGGCGGCCTCCGCCGCCGTCACCCCGGACGAGGTGCCGGGCGCGCCGCGGGCCCCCCGGGTCACCGACCCCCGGGACCGGGCGGTCACCGTCGCCTGGGACGCCGCCCCGAGCAGCGGCTCGGCGGTCGACAGCTACCTCGTCACGTGGCCGGGCGGCCGCGCCGAGGCGAGCACGACGTCGGTCACCGCCGGCGGCCTCGACAACGCCCTCCGCACGCCGTTCACCATCCGCGCACGCAACAAGGCCGGCTTCGGCCCTCCGGTCACCGTCGAGGGCCAGTCGGCGGGGACCCCCGCCGTGCCCGACGCGCCGCGGGTCGACGCGAGCGAGATCGGCGGCGGCGCGCGCCAGGTCGTCGTCGTCTCGTGGAGCGGCGTCGCGCCGAACGGCCCCGGCGACACGACGTACACGGTCACCCGCAGCGGACCCGGCGGCACCGTGACGCTCTGCGCCGGCACGGCCGCGACGCGCTGCGAGGCCGAGGCGGTCGAGAACGACGGGTCGACCTACGACTACCGCGTCCAGGCGGCCAACGACGTCAACCGCTCGGCGCCCAGCGCACCGACCTCGCGCAAGGCCGTCGGCACCCCCGGCGACTTCACCGGCCTCTCGGCGACGGCGACGGGCACCGACCGGCAGGTCGAGCTCGGCTTCACCTCGCCGCCCGCACGCGACGACGGCGTGACCATCACCTGCCGCGTCGGCGGGTCGTCGTGCGGCGAGTGGACCGCGCCGCGCACCCCCACCGACTTCGACGAGACCGTCACCGTCCCCGAGAACGGCAGCGACTACACCTTCGTGCTCACGGCGACGAACTCCGCCGGCCTCAGCTCGAGCGCCCGGGTCACCTCGGACGTGGTCTACGGCCCGCTCGGCGCCGTCGGCGTCAGCGTCGAGTCGACCGTCGGGGCCTACGTCACCTACGTCGTGACGGTCGACGCCAACGGCCGCGCGGCCGACGTCGCCGTCAGCGTGCAGGGCGGGGTCGACGGCACGCTCGCGCCCGACCCGGACCGCACCGGCGCCGGCCCGTGGACCCAGCGCTACCGCACCAAGGTCGGCTACGGGCGGGACGTGACGATCGAGGCCACCGCGACCCGCGGCGGCGACTCGCGCAGCAGCTCGACGACCGCGAGCACCGGCACCGGCACGCTCGCCGCCCGCTCGGAGGGCGACGTCATCACCCTCCGAGCGCGCAACCTGACGGCGAGCGCCACGATGCGCTGCACGATCACCCCGGAGGGCGGCGACCCCGTCCGCGCCACGTTCGAGACCGACGCCGGCGGCGACTTCGGCCCCGACGCGCCGACGACGGGCCTCACGCCCGTGCCGGGGACGCGGTACACCATCACGTGCGACGACAACCGCGACCCCGCCACCCCCGTCGAGGACACCTGGACCGCCCGATGA